A region from the Clostridium beijerinckii genome encodes:
- a CDS encoding pilin — protein MKKIISCKLKIKHKKKPGFTLIELIAVMAIIGILATAILPNVNGYINEAKKVKVVDQCRKVVMAAESYRLKYDTLQGNINISEMKAKNGVNKYLDKVDLSKLPSTTTLEQCSNIVNGAEFKINASDILVPNTISIPNLAS, from the coding sequence ATGAAGAAAATAATTTCGTGTAAATTGAAAATTAAACACAAGAAAAAGCCAGGATTTACTTTAATTGAATTAATAGCTGTAATGGCGATTATTGGGATTTTGGCAACGGCAATTTTACCTAATGTAAATGGGTATATAAATGAAGCTAAAAAGGTTAAAGTTGTGGATCAATGTAGAAAAGTTGTAATGGCAGCTGAATCATATAGATTAAAATATGATACGTTACAGGGCAATATAAATATATCAGAGATGAAAGCTAAAAATGGAGTTAATAAGTATTTAGATAAAGTTGATTTGAGCAAGTTACCATCTACTACTACATTAGAACAGTGCTCTAATATTGTGAATGGAGCAGAATTTAAAATTAATGCTAGTGATATTTTAGTACCTAATACGATATCTATCCCTAATTTAGCATCTTAA
- a CDS encoding GMP synthase (glutamine-hydrolyzing), producing MKKELILVIDFGGQYNQLIARRVRECNVYCEVHPYTLSAAEIKEMNPKGIIFTGGPNSVYGEDSPLCDKTLFEAGIPILGICYGSQLMAHILGGKVATAPVSEYGKTEVGVNVESKIFKGLSSSTICWMSHTDYIEKAPEGFKIVANTPVCPVAGMEYEEKNLYAVQFHPEVMHTQEGTKMLSNFVYDVCGCSGDWKMDSFVEKTIEEIREKVGNGKALCALSGGVDSSVAAVLLSKAIGNQLTCVFVDHGLLRKNEGDEVEEIFGPNGQYDLNFIRVNAQERFYEKLTGIEEPEQKRKIIGEEFIRVFEEEAKKIGSVDFLVQGTIYPDVIESGLGKSAVIKSHHNVGGLPDCVDFKEIIEPLRLLFKDEVRRAGLELGIPEKLVYRQPFPGPGLGIRIIGEVTAEKVKIVQDADYIYREEIVKAGIDKEIGQYFAGLTNMRSVGVMGDERTYDYAIALRAVTTSDFMTAESADLPWEVLGKVTTRIINEVKGVNRVMYDCTGKPPATIEFE from the coding sequence ATGAAAAAAGAATTAATTTTAGTTATTGATTTCGGCGGACAATATAATCAATTAATTGCTAGAAGAGTTAGAGAATGCAATGTATATTGTGAAGTTCATCCGTATACTTTAAGTGCTGCTGAGATAAAAGAAATGAATCCAAAGGGAATCATATTTACAGGTGGGCCAAATAGTGTATATGGTGAAGATTCTCCTTTATGTGATAAAACATTATTTGAAGCTGGAATTCCTATACTTGGAATATGTTACGGTTCACAATTAATGGCACATATTCTTGGAGGAAAAGTTGCAACAGCTCCTGTAAGTGAGTATGGGAAGACAGAAGTTGGTGTTAATGTAGAATCGAAGATTTTTAAAGGTTTATCATCGTCTACAATATGTTGGATGAGTCATACAGATTACATAGAAAAAGCACCAGAAGGCTTTAAAATAGTAGCCAATACTCCAGTATGTCCAGTTGCAGGTATGGAATACGAAGAAAAGAATCTATATGCAGTTCAATTCCATCCAGAAGTAATGCATACACAAGAAGGGACAAAGATGCTTTCAAACTTTGTATATGATGTTTGTGGATGTTCTGGAGACTGGAAAATGGACTCATTTGTTGAAAAGACAATTGAAGAAATACGTGAAAAGGTTGGAAATGGTAAAGCTTTATGTGCATTATCGGGTGGAGTTGATTCATCGGTTGCAGCAGTATTACTTTCCAAAGCTATTGGAAATCAATTAACATGTGTATTCGTTGACCACGGCTTACTTCGTAAAAACGAAGGAGATGAAGTTGAAGAAATATTTGGACCTAATGGACAATATGATTTAAACTTTATTCGTGTAAATGCACAAGAAAGATTCTATGAAAAGTTAACTGGAATAGAAGAACCAGAACAAAAGAGAAAAATAATTGGTGAAGAGTTCATCAGAGTATTTGAAGAAGAAGCTAAAAAAATAGGATCAGTTGATTTCTTAGTACAAGGAACTATTTATCCAGATGTAATTGAAAGTGGTCTTGGTAAATCTGCAGTTATAAAATCACATCATAATGTTGGAGGACTTCCAGATTGTGTAGATTTTAAAGAAATAATAGAGCCATTAAGATTATTATTTAAAGATGAGGTACGTAGAGCAGGCTTAGAACTTGGCATCCCTGAAAAGTTAGTTTATAGACAACCGTTCCCAGGACCAGGTCTTGGAATACGTATAATAGGTGAGGTAACGGCTGAAAAAGTTAAAATCGTTCAAGATGCTGATTATATATATAGAGAAGAAATTGTAAAAGCAGGTATTGATAAAGAAATAGGTCAATATTTTGCAGGACTTACTAATATGCGCTCAGTAGGTGTAATGGGAGATGAAAGAACTTATGATTATGCAATAGCGCTTCGTGCAGTAACTACAAGTGATTTCATGACAGCTGAATCAGCAGATCTTCCATGGGAAGTACTTGGAAAAGTAACAACTAGAATTATAAATGAAGTTAAAGGGGTTAACCGTGTAATGTATGATTGTACAGGAAAACCACCAGCGACTATAGAATTTGAATAA
- a CDS encoding hydrolase, with protein MEIKKIKGNTFCIDTGMSYIPFYKINDEEIIMLDSGWAKQEREGIDKLLEINNFKVVGIACSHAHIDHIGNNAYLKKKYNCIIAMSAYEALVCSSTVNLKVYYSNQALSEVTEHFGHMVCETDIMISDTQDKIYVSGIKFKIVHTPGHSPAHICIITPDDVAYLGDALISYEVMSGAKMPYAYILREDLKSKEKLYDLKCSKYVVAHKGIYNNDITELITDNINFYKNRAQRVYDVIDSAMTMEEILKTVIKNFNIHVNSRYKYTVIERMLRSYVEYLNEMGSIELSIDDGFLKYTRSSAEIFNETCASLTEY; from the coding sequence ATGGAGATAAAAAAAATAAAGGGAAATACATTTTGTATTGATACTGGAATGTCATATATACCTTTTTATAAGATTAATGATGAAGAAATTATTATGTTGGACTCAGGGTGGGCAAAACAAGAGAGAGAAGGAATAGATAAGCTTCTAGAAATAAACAATTTTAAGGTAGTTGGTATAGCATGCAGTCATGCTCATATAGATCATATAGGAAATAATGCATATTTGAAGAAAAAATATAACTGCATTATTGCTATGTCAGCTTATGAAGCTCTTGTTTGCAGTTCAACAGTGAATCTTAAAGTTTATTACAGTAACCAAGCATTATCAGAGGTTACAGAACATTTCGGACATATGGTTTGTGAAACAGATATTATGATTTCGGATACCCAAGATAAGATATATGTAAGTGGCATTAAATTTAAAATTGTTCATACACCAGGACATAGTCCTGCACATATATGCATTATTACTCCAGATGATGTTGCATATTTAGGAGATGCTCTTATAAGTTATGAAGTAATGTCAGGTGCTAAAATGCCGTATGCTTATATACTTAGAGAAGATTTAAAAAGCAAAGAAAAACTTTATGATTTAAAATGCAGCAAATATGTAGTGGCACATAAAGGGATATATAATAATGATATTACAGAACTTATAACTGATAATATAAACTTTTATAAGAATAGAGCACAAAGAGTATATGATGTGATAGATAGTGCTATGACAATGGAAGAAATATTAAAAACAGTTATTAAAAATTTTAATATTCATGTAAATAGCAGATATAAATATACTGTAATAGAAAGAATGCTCAGGTCATATGTTGAATATTTAAATGAAATGGGAAGTATAGAGTTAAGTATAGATGATGGATTCCTTAAATATACAAGAAGTTCAGCTGAAATTTTTAATGAAACTTGTGCAAGTTTAACTGAATATTAA
- a CDS encoding IMP dehydrogenase: MAKIIKTAYTFDDVLLVPNKSDILPREVSTKTHLTKTIKLNIPLMSAGMDTVTESKMAIAMAREGGIGIIHKNMTIEEQAKEVDKVKRQENGVITDPIFLSQDHLIQDAENLMAQYRISGVPITTEDGILIGIITNRDIIFETDFQKKISEVMTKENLITASESTTVEEAKEILKKHKIEKLPLVDKDGYLKGLITMKDIEKVRKFPNAAKDDKGRLLCGAGVGVTGNMMERIDALVKAQVDVIVLDTAHGHSKGVLDAVTKIKNVYPNLQIIAGNVATAEAVEDLIKAGADCVKVGIGPGSICTTRIVAGVGVPQLTAVMDCAEMGRKYGIPVIADGGLKYSGDIVKALAAGASTVMLGSLFAGCDEAPGEMEIYQGRSYKVYRGMGSIAAMESGSKDRYFQEGNKKLVPEGVEGRVAYKGYVAETIFQIMGGIKSGLGYLGSKNFDILYETANFVVQTASGQRESHPHDINITKEAPNYSVGQ; this comes from the coding sequence ATGGCAAAAATAATTAAAACTGCATATACTTTTGATGACGTATTACTGGTTCCTAATAAATCGGATATATTACCAAGGGAAGTAAGTACAAAAACACACTTAACTAAAACAATAAAGTTAAATATTCCTTTAATGAGCGCTGGAATGGATACAGTAACTGAATCAAAGATGGCGATTGCTATGGCAAGAGAAGGCGGAATAGGAATTATACATAAAAATATGACTATTGAGGAACAAGCAAAAGAAGTTGATAAAGTTAAGAGACAAGAAAATGGAGTTATTACAGATCCCATATTCTTATCACAAGATCATCTTATTCAAGATGCAGAAAATTTAATGGCACAATATAGAATATCAGGAGTTCCAATCACCACTGAAGATGGAATATTAATTGGAATAATAACCAATAGAGATATAATATTTGAAACAGACTTCCAAAAAAAGATTTCAGAAGTAATGACAAAAGAAAATTTAATTACTGCATCAGAAAGTACTACAGTAGAAGAAGCTAAGGAAATCTTAAAGAAACACAAAATTGAAAAATTACCTTTAGTTGATAAGGATGGATATTTAAAAGGCTTAATAACAATGAAAGATATTGAAAAAGTAAGAAAGTTCCCAAATGCAGCTAAAGATGATAAGGGTAGATTATTATGCGGAGCTGGTGTTGGGGTAACTGGTAATATGATGGAAAGAATTGATGCTTTAGTTAAGGCTCAAGTTGATGTAATAGTTCTTGATACAGCACATGGACATTCAAAAGGAGTTTTAGATGCTGTGACTAAAATTAAAAATGTATATCCAAATCTTCAAATTATAGCTGGGAATGTTGCTACTGCAGAAGCTGTAGAAGATTTAATAAAAGCTGGAGCAGATTGCGTTAAAGTTGGTATAGGACCAGGATCAATTTGTACTACTAGAATAGTTGCAGGAGTTGGTGTTCCACAATTAACAGCAGTTATGGATTGTGCTGAAATGGGAAGAAAATATGGAATTCCTGTAATTGCGGATGGTGGACTTAAATATTCAGGAGATATAGTTAAAGCATTAGCAGCTGGAGCTTCAACTGTAATGCTAGGATCATTATTTGCAGGCTGCGATGAAGCACCAGGAGAAATGGAAATATATCAAGGAAGAAGTTATAAGGTATATAGAGGAATGGGATCAATTGCTGCTATGGAATCTGGATCTAAAGATAGATACTTCCAAGAAGGTAATAAAAAATTAGTTCCAGAAGGCGTTGAAGGAAGAGTCGCTTATAAAGGATATGTTGCTGAGACTATATTCCAAATAATGGGTGGGATTAAATCAGGACTTGGATATTTAGGGTCAAAGAATTTTGATATCTTATATGAAACAGCTAACTTTGTAGTTCAAACAGCTTCAGGACAAAGAGAAAGTCATCCACATGATATTAATATTACAAAGGAAGCACCTAATTATAGTGTAGGACAATAG